The following are from one region of the Amycolatopsis sp. QT-25 genome:
- a CDS encoding GlsB/YeaQ/YmgE family stress response membrane protein: MLGGLWGIITTIVVGLILGVIGRMLASGDQKIPMWLTILVGVIAAFIGNWLAGVFGVRDTPGIDWIRHAFQVGAAVVGVIAAAAVYAKVKGGGGHRAVT; encoded by the coding sequence ATGTTGGGTGGCCTTTGGGGCATCATCACCACGATCGTGGTCGGCCTGATCCTCGGTGTCATCGGCCGGATGCTCGCGTCCGGTGACCAGAAGATCCCGATGTGGCTGACCATCCTGGTCGGCGTCATCGCCGCGTTCATCGGCAACTGGCTGGCCGGGGTGTTCGGGGTCCGCGACACCCCGGGCATCGACTGGATCCGGCACGCCTTCCAGGTCGGCGCGGCCGTCGTCGGCGTCATCGCCGCGGCCGCGGTCTACGCGAAGGTCAAGGGCGGCGGCGGGCATCGGGCCGTGACCTGA
- a CDS encoding co-chaperone GroES encodes MLQDRVLVKLSPEDGERRSSGGIVIPATAQVARRLAWGDVLGVGNSVRNVKTGDRVLFNPDDQHEVEIQGEGHLVMRERDIHAVATERTEHGTGLYL; translated from the coding sequence ATGCTGCAGGACAGGGTGCTCGTGAAGCTGTCCCCCGAGGACGGAGAGCGCCGGAGTTCCGGCGGCATCGTCATCCCCGCCACCGCGCAGGTCGCGCGGCGGCTCGCTTGGGGTGATGTACTGGGCGTGGGCAACAGCGTGCGCAACGTCAAGACCGGCGACCGGGTGTTGTTCAACCCGGACGACCAGCACGAGGTCGAAATCCAGGGCGAGGGGCATCTGGTGATGCGGGAGCGGGACATCCACGCCGTGGCGACGGAACGGACCGAACACGGCACGGGGTTGTACCTGTAG
- a CDS encoding response regulator transcription factor, protein MRGIEPNRTQAGRPGGLSPGGRGLGVAAVDPIPIFCEGLSSLVHRTPGLQWLGHASSHHAALQLCEQLKPDVIVLDSALDPNCHLSRLLSGGDPALVIITLVRDTNRTQQYLAAAIAAGVHAIVPRATDGRHLTEAIRRAHSDRRYIDPTLAALTARPKRQPVPPKPGDAPQPAPTRGLMPLSRREYQVLQLVAEGLENSGIAKILFLSVETVRTHVKSILRKLSARDRTHAVTIAFRSGILIATPDDAHAPAEATPPASIAPSPR, encoded by the coding sequence ATGCGAGGCATCGAGCCGAACCGAACGCAGGCCGGCAGGCCTGGGGGCCTGTCACCAGGCGGCCGGGGCCTCGGCGTGGCCGCCGTCGATCCGATCCCGATCTTCTGCGAGGGGCTGAGTTCGCTGGTCCATCGCACGCCGGGGTTGCAGTGGCTCGGGCACGCCTCCAGCCACCACGCCGCGCTCCAGCTGTGCGAGCAGCTCAAACCGGACGTCATCGTGCTCGATTCGGCGCTCGACCCGAACTGCCACCTGTCCCGGCTGCTCAGCGGCGGCGATCCGGCGCTGGTCATCATCACGCTCGTCAGGGACACCAACCGCACGCAGCAGTACCTCGCCGCGGCGATCGCGGCGGGCGTGCACGCGATCGTGCCGCGGGCGACCGACGGACGGCATCTGACCGAGGCGATCCGGCGCGCGCACAGCGACCGCCGGTACATCGACCCGACGCTGGCGGCGCTGACCGCCCGGCCGAAACGCCAGCCGGTGCCCCCGAAGCCCGGCGACGCCCCCCAGCCGGCGCCCACGCGTGGCCTGATGCCCCTGTCCCGACGCGAGTATCAGGTCCTGCAACTGGTCGCCGAAGGGCTGGAGAACTCCGGGATCGCGAAGATCCTGTTCCTGTCCGTGGAAACCGTGCGAACCCACGTGAAAAGCATCCTGCGCAAGCTCTCGGCCCGTGACCGGACGCACGCGGTGACCATCGCTTTCCGCTCCGGCATCCTGATCGCGACCCCCGACGACGCACACGCCCCGGCCGAGGCGACGCCTCCTGCTTCGATCGCGCCGTCGCCCCGCTGA
- a CDS encoding VanW family protein yields MRDDHAESGTDLFTDDLLPAADTDEDLVDELFEGDRVVKPPPTPASKFRKGLGKTLMVTGILMGLFVLAYAVDLVVSAGDVPRGVTVAGIDVGGLTHKEAESKLRRELEPRLIEPVRVRAGDVRTVLYPTSSGLGLDWPQTLGRAGHQPLSPYTRVMSFFTSREVGVVTWTDAPKLKKTVADLAAARLNRPPVEGNITFQPVAGTDGGVVPAAVEPRAGQSLADVEAAVAAVVDGWLSDDGVELKVHVSPVKATYAGVHAALDKIVVPAVAKPLVIRGEGKDATLKPDTIAGSFQFAARDDGNLEVRIDQGKLRAAAQPQLKETETDGADAQIVFVGDRPAVQPSKDARKVNWDLTFSALTSTLAKSQDRELKAVYDASSPAVGTDAANVLGINEVIGEFTTSGLSGPAMTNVQVLAARVSGAIVEPNETFSLGARSGPRTADAGYVPAQVNEDGTGPVVLGGGVSQLATTLYNAAYLAGMADGGHLEHDHYLDRYPVARDVKAIDGNGSPVEMQIVNDAPTGVAIQVLPADGSVTVRIWGTKRFSVQSVGGERHSFVPRPVQAGSGPGCVPDPGAAGFSTSDTRVLIDVVTGTEVRRETRNATYSPRATVICV; encoded by the coding sequence GTGCGCGATGACCACGCGGAGTCAGGCACCGACCTGTTCACCGACGACCTCCTGCCCGCCGCGGACACCGACGAAGACCTGGTCGACGAGCTCTTCGAGGGCGACAGGGTGGTCAAGCCGCCACCCACACCCGCGTCGAAGTTCCGGAAGGGGCTCGGCAAGACCCTCATGGTCACCGGGATCCTCATGGGCTTGTTCGTGCTCGCGTACGCGGTCGATCTCGTCGTCAGCGCCGGGGACGTCCCGCGCGGCGTCACGGTCGCCGGGATCGACGTCGGCGGCCTGACGCACAAAGAGGCCGAGTCGAAACTTCGCCGTGAGCTGGAACCGAGGCTGATCGAGCCGGTCCGCGTCCGGGCGGGAGACGTGCGCACGGTGCTGTACCCGACGTCGTCCGGCCTCGGCCTGGACTGGCCGCAGACGCTGGGCCGCGCCGGTCACCAGCCGCTGAGCCCGTACACGCGGGTGATGTCGTTCTTCACCAGTCGTGAGGTCGGCGTCGTCACCTGGACCGACGCGCCGAAGCTCAAGAAGACCGTCGCGGACCTCGCCGCCGCGCGGCTGAACCGCCCGCCGGTCGAGGGGAACATCACCTTCCAGCCGGTCGCGGGCACCGACGGCGGAGTCGTCCCGGCCGCGGTCGAACCGCGGGCAGGTCAGTCGCTCGCCGACGTCGAAGCGGCGGTCGCCGCGGTCGTCGACGGCTGGCTGAGCGACGACGGCGTGGAGCTGAAGGTGCATGTCTCACCGGTGAAGGCGACGTATGCGGGGGTGCACGCGGCGCTCGACAAGATCGTCGTCCCGGCGGTCGCGAAACCGCTGGTCATCCGCGGCGAAGGCAAGGACGCGACGCTGAAACCGGATACGATCGCGGGGTCCTTCCAGTTCGCCGCGCGCGACGACGGCAACCTCGAAGTCCGCATCGACCAGGGGAAGTTGCGGGCCGCGGCGCAGCCTCAGCTCAAGGAGACCGAGACCGACGGGGCGGACGCGCAGATCGTCTTCGTCGGTGACAGGCCTGCCGTCCAGCCGTCGAAGGACGCCAGGAAGGTCAATTGGGATCTCACGTTCTCCGCGCTGACCTCGACGCTCGCCAAAAGCCAGGACAGGGAGCTGAAAGCGGTCTACGACGCCAGCAGCCCGGCCGTCGGCACCGACGCGGCGAACGTCCTCGGGATCAACGAGGTCATCGGCGAATTCACCACGTCGGGCCTGAGCGGGCCGGCGATGACGAACGTGCAGGTGCTGGCCGCCCGAGTCTCCGGTGCCATCGTGGAGCCGAATGAGACGTTCAGCCTCGGCGCGCGGTCCGGGCCGAGAACGGCGGACGCGGGGTACGTCCCCGCCCAGGTCAACGAGGACGGCACCGGCCCGGTCGTGCTCGGCGGCGGCGTTTCGCAGCTCGCGACGACGCTTTACAACGCCGCGTACCTGGCGGGCATGGCCGACGGCGGACATCTGGAGCACGACCACTACCTCGACCGTTATCCGGTCGCGCGGGACGTGAAGGCGATCGACGGCAACGGTTCTCCGGTCGAGATGCAGATCGTCAACGACGCCCCGACCGGGGTCGCGATCCAGGTGCTGCCCGCCGACGGCTCGGTGACCGTGCGGATCTGGGGCACGAAACGGTTTTCGGTGCAGAGCGTCGGCGGCGAACGGCACTCCTTCGTCCCGCGGCCGGTGCAGGCCGGTTCGGGTCCCGGCTGTGTGCCGGATCCCGGCGCGGCCGGTTTCAGCACCTCGGACACGCGGGTGCTCATCGACGTCGTCACCGGCACGGAGGTCCGCCGGGAGACCCGCAACGCGACCTACTCGCCGCGCGCCACCGTCATCTGCGTCTGA
- a CDS encoding GlsB/YeaQ/YmgE family stress response membrane protein, whose amino-acid sequence MTVTGIITAIVVGLILGVLGRFFAPGKQSIPIWLTIGVGIVAAFVGTWIARGLGYADTNGFDWLELITQIVVAAIGVALAANLYGRRGVTR is encoded by the coding sequence ATGACAGTCACCGGCATCATCACGGCGATCGTGGTCGGTCTGATCCTCGGGGTGCTCGGCAGGTTCTTCGCCCCCGGCAAGCAGTCCATCCCTATCTGGCTGACGATCGGGGTCGGTATCGTGGCTGCCTTCGTCGGCACCTGGATCGCCCGTGGGCTCGGCTACGCGGACACCAACGGCTTCGACTGGCTCGAACTCATCACCCAGATCGTGGTAGCGGCCATCGGTGTCGCTCTGGCCGCGAACCTTTACGGACGCCGGGGTGTCACCCGGTAA
- the mug gene encoding G/U mismatch-specific DNA glycosylase, producing the protein MRTKPTKEELAAAYGKTIDDVIAPDLDVLFCGINPGLYSGALGLHFARPGNRFWPALYRGGFTPRLFDPSEQDELLGLGLGITNVVARTTARADELTPDEFREGGRLLAARVAEYRPRWLAVVGITAFRAAFGLPKAKVGPQDAGIGGARVWVLPNPSGLNAHWTPSALGDEFGRFRAEIHSE; encoded by the coding sequence GTGAGGACGAAACCGACGAAGGAAGAGCTGGCCGCCGCCTACGGCAAGACCATCGACGACGTCATCGCCCCGGATCTGGACGTGCTGTTCTGCGGGATCAACCCCGGTCTCTACTCCGGCGCGCTCGGCCTGCACTTCGCCAGACCGGGGAACCGGTTCTGGCCCGCGCTGTACCGCGGCGGCTTCACCCCGCGCCTGTTCGACCCGAGCGAGCAGGACGAACTGCTGGGCCTCGGCCTCGGCATCACCAACGTCGTCGCGCGGACGACGGCGCGGGCCGACGAGCTGACCCCGGACGAATTCCGCGAAGGCGGACGGCTCCTCGCGGCGAGAGTCGCCGAATACCGGCCACGCTGGCTCGCCGTGGTCGGGATCACGGCGTTCCGGGCCGCGTTCGGCCTGCCGAAGGCGAAGGTCGGCCCGCAGGACGCCGGGATCGGCGGGGCCCGGGTCTGGGTACTGCCCAATCCGAGCGGGCTGAACGCGCACTGGACGCCCTCGGCACTCGGGGACGAGTTCGGCCGTTTTCGCGCCGAGATCCACTCTGAGTAG
- a CDS encoding leucine-rich repeat domain-containing protein yields MTTRLELSGQGLTSLRDLSLPASLEVVDLYDNQLTSVPDELWSLTGLRVLNLATNRLRSISPSIGALRNLHTLDLGHNEFSTLPDELGDLSGLTEYLYVSDNRLTEFPVALCSLGRLKYLGCTDNRISTLPDDLSGLASLREFRLYGNGLTELPESIGTLSALRELHLRRNRLTALPPSIGELSELRQLDLRENELTSLPESIGRLSKLDKLDLRWNKELREPAWLADFEARGCMVLR; encoded by the coding sequence GTGACCACTAGACTCGAACTCAGTGGCCAGGGGCTGACCTCCCTGCGCGACCTTTCCCTCCCGGCTTCGCTCGAAGTAGTGGATCTGTACGACAACCAGCTGACGTCGGTTCCCGACGAGCTGTGGTCGCTGACCGGGCTCCGCGTGCTGAATCTGGCCACCAACCGGCTGAGAAGCATCTCACCGTCGATCGGCGCCCTGCGGAATCTGCACACGCTGGATCTGGGGCACAACGAGTTCTCGACCTTGCCGGACGAACTCGGCGACCTTTCCGGGCTGACGGAATACCTCTACGTGAGCGACAACCGGCTGACCGAGTTCCCCGTCGCGTTGTGCTCGCTCGGGCGGCTGAAATACCTGGGGTGTACGGACAATCGCATCTCCACCCTCCCGGATGACCTTTCCGGGCTGGCTTCGCTGCGCGAGTTTCGCCTGTACGGCAACGGGTTGACCGAGCTGCCGGAGTCGATCGGAACACTTTCCGCGTTACGCGAGCTGCATCTGCGGCGTAACCGGTTGACGGCGTTGCCGCCCTCCATCGGAGAGCTGAGCGAGTTGCGCCAGCTGGACCTTCGCGAGAACGAGCTCACCTCACTGCCGGAGTCCATCGGCCGTCTGTCCAAATTGGACAAATTGGATCTGCGGTGGAACAAGGAATTACGGGAACCGGCGTGGCTCGCGGACTTCGAGGCCCGCGGCTGCATGGTGCTGCGGTGA
- a CDS encoding acyl-CoA dehydrogenase translates to MGHYKSNVRDLEFNLFEVLGVQDRLGKGVLAESDEETARGVLTELNKLASGPLADSYADADRNPPVYDPKTFSVKIPESFKKSYQALMDGEWWRLGLPNELGGFGLPPTVQWAAAELILGANAPLFMYMAGPNFAGIVDKNGTAEQKRWAQLMIDRGWGATMVLTEPDAGSDVGAGRAKAVKQEDGSWHIDGVKRFITSAENDMVENIMHLVLARPEGPGIETRPGTKGLSLFLVPKFHFDGETGELGERNGAFVTNVEHKMGIKASTTCELTFGQHGTPAKGWLLGEVHDGIAQMFQVIEYARMMVGTKAIATLSTGYLNALEYAKERVQGADLPNMLNKAAPRVTITHHPDVRRSLMLQKAYAEGLRAVYLYTATFQDQVWTGEGDEASLKVAHGVNDLLLPIVKGVGSERATEQLVQSLQTLGGSGFLQDYPIEQYIRDAKIDSLYEGTTAIQSLDFFFRKIVRDKGASLAYVAGEITKTIDSEIGNGRLKNERGLLKQALEDTQGMLGSLIGYLTSSQEDPQNINKVGQHTVRLLMSVGDLLIGWQLIKHAEVAIGKLDAGASAKDTPFYEGKIAVASFFAKSVLPELTARRAIVEAADNSIMEISEAAF, encoded by the coding sequence ATGGGCCACTACAAGAGCAACGTCCGAGACCTGGAGTTCAACCTCTTCGAGGTACTCGGCGTGCAGGACCGCCTCGGCAAGGGCGTCCTCGCGGAATCCGACGAGGAGACCGCCCGCGGCGTGCTGACCGAGCTGAACAAGCTGGCTTCCGGTCCCCTCGCCGATTCGTACGCCGACGCGGACCGCAACCCGCCGGTGTACGACCCGAAGACCTTCTCGGTGAAGATCCCCGAGTCGTTCAAGAAGAGCTACCAGGCGCTGATGGACGGCGAATGGTGGCGGCTGGGCCTGCCGAACGAGCTGGGCGGCTTCGGTCTGCCCCCGACCGTGCAGTGGGCCGCGGCCGAGCTGATCCTCGGCGCCAACGCGCCGCTGTTCATGTACATGGCGGGCCCGAACTTCGCCGGCATCGTCGACAAGAACGGCACCGCCGAGCAGAAGCGCTGGGCGCAGCTCATGATCGACCGCGGCTGGGGTGCCACGATGGTGCTCACCGAGCCCGACGCCGGTTCCGACGTCGGTGCCGGTCGCGCCAAGGCCGTCAAGCAAGAGGACGGCTCCTGGCACATCGACGGCGTGAAGCGGTTCATCACCTCGGCCGAGAACGACATGGTCGAGAACATCATGCACCTCGTGCTGGCCCGTCCCGAGGGCCCCGGCATCGAGACCCGGCCCGGCACCAAGGGCCTTTCGCTCTTCCTCGTGCCGAAGTTCCACTTCGACGGCGAGACCGGTGAGCTGGGCGAGCGCAACGGTGCCTTCGTGACCAACGTCGAGCACAAGATGGGCATCAAAGCCTCCACCACCTGCGAGCTGACCTTCGGCCAGCACGGCACCCCCGCCAAGGGCTGGCTGCTCGGCGAGGTGCACGACGGCATCGCGCAGATGTTCCAGGTCATCGAGTACGCCCGCATGATGGTCGGCACGAAGGCCATCGCGACGCTGTCGACCGGTTACCTCAACGCGCTCGAATACGCCAAGGAGCGCGTCCAGGGCGCCGACCTGCCGAACATGCTGAACAAGGCGGCACCGCGCGTCACGATCACCCACCACCCGGACGTCCGCCGCTCGCTGATGCTGCAGAAGGCGTACGCCGAAGGTCTGCGCGCGGTGTACCTCTACACGGCGACCTTCCAGGACCAGGTGTGGACCGGTGAGGGTGACGAGGCGTCGCTGAAGGTCGCGCACGGCGTCAACGACCTGTTGCTCCCGATCGTCAAGGGTGTCGGTTCCGAGCGCGCGACCGAGCAGCTCGTGCAGTCACTGCAGACCCTCGGCGGGTCCGGCTTCCTGCAGGACTACCCGATCGAGCAGTACATCCGCGACGCGAAGATCGACTCGCTGTACGAAGGCACCACGGCCATCCAGTCGCTGGACTTCTTCTTCCGCAAGATCGTCCGCGACAAGGGTGCTTCGCTGGCCTACGTCGCCGGGGAGATCACGAAGACCATCGATTCGGAGATCGGCAACGGGCGGCTCAAGAACGAGCGCGGCTTGCTCAAGCAGGCGCTCGAAGACACCCAGGGCATGCTCGGCTCGCTGATCGGCTACCTGACCTCGTCGCAGGAAGACCCGCAGAACATCAACAAGGTCGGCCAGCACACGGTCCGCCTGCTGATGTCGGTCGGCGACCTGCTCATCGGCTGGCAGCTCATCAAGCACGCCGAGGTCGCCATCGGCAAGCTCGACGCGGGCGCGTCGGCGAAGGACACCCCGTTCTACGAGGGCAAGATCGCCGTGGCGTCGTTCTTCGCGAAGAGCGTGCTGCCGGAGTTGACCGCGCGCCGCGCGATCGTCGAGGCCGCGGACAACAGCATCATGGAGATCTCCGAAGCCGCGTTCTAA
- a CDS encoding VanZ family protein: MTNAQVTALQYGLIGFFALWATVLIPQLIILHSRHGQARLRPVLTTAAVLLYGSMTLAVTFLPLPGPGAERPSQTVQSNPFQWIADIHTELLKHGLPAADWFTTQTFQQATMNVLLFVPLGFFARTLWKRGLVGTTLIGLAASLLIEVTQLTANFGTAPHVYRIFDVDDLLNNTGGAALGWIAGALLLSLVRKPVPSAVELQLPRRERVDLAQIR, translated from the coding sequence ATGACGAACGCACAGGTCACCGCCCTGCAGTACGGCTTGATCGGCTTCTTCGCGCTCTGGGCGACGGTGCTGATCCCGCAGCTGATCATCCTGCACTCGCGGCACGGCCAAGCGCGTCTGCGTCCCGTCCTCACCACGGCCGCCGTGCTGCTCTACGGCAGCATGACGCTGGCGGTGACCTTTCTACCGCTGCCCGGCCCCGGCGCCGAACGGCCGAGCCAGACAGTGCAGTCGAACCCGTTCCAGTGGATCGCCGACATCCACACCGAACTGCTCAAGCACGGGCTGCCCGCGGCCGACTGGTTCACCACGCAGACCTTCCAGCAGGCCACCATGAACGTGCTGCTGTTCGTACCGCTCGGCTTCTTCGCCAGGACGCTCTGGAAACGCGGCCTGGTCGGCACGACACTGATCGGCCTCGCCGCCTCACTGCTGATCGAAGTCACGCAGCTCACCGCGAACTTCGGCACCGCCCCCCACGTGTACCGGATCTTCGACGTCGACGATCTGCTCAACAACACCGGCGGCGCGGCGCTCGGCTGGATCGCCGGAGCCCTGCTGCTCAGCCTCGTGCGGAAGCCCGTTCCCTCAGCCGTCGAGCTTCAACTTCCGCGCCGCGAGCGGGTCGACCTCGCCCAGATCCGCTAG
- a CDS encoding GNAT family N-acetyltransferase, which yields MLLVRRLTPADLDIFREIRLRALMDTPENYGSIAAAERAQSDEEWLAKLAGDVWFAAFDEDLPVGLVAGRARDDGWILYSMWVAPEARGRGLGTKLMGELRAAAEADGAREVWLHVAEDNDRARRLYAKLGFLATGELEPMPNDVTRRRERLYLPVTAENSE from the coding sequence ATGCTGCTCGTGCGACGGCTCACTCCCGCGGATCTCGACATCTTCCGGGAGATCCGCCTGCGCGCCTTGATGGACACCCCCGAGAACTACGGCTCGATCGCCGCGGCCGAGCGGGCGCAGTCCGACGAAGAATGGCTCGCGAAGCTGGCGGGCGACGTCTGGTTCGCGGCCTTCGACGAAGACCTTCCGGTGGGCCTCGTCGCCGGGCGGGCGCGGGACGACGGCTGGATCCTCTATTCGATGTGGGTCGCGCCCGAAGCGCGTGGTCGCGGGCTGGGCACGAAGCTGATGGGTGAGCTGCGGGCGGCCGCCGAGGCCGACGGCGCGCGTGAGGTGTGGCTGCACGTCGCGGAGGACAACGACCGGGCGCGGCGGCTCTACGCGAAACTCGGGTTCCTCGCGACGGGTGAGCTGGAGCCGATGCCGAACGACGTCACTCGTCGGCGTGAGCGTCTCTATCTACCGGTTACCGCCGAGAACAGTGAATAG
- a CDS encoding bifunctional metallophosphatase/5'-nucleotidase — MKLSTRLAVVTGAALTALAAVAAPVSAASATTDVRIITFNDLHGNLEPPSGSSGRVTLPGGATVNAGGAAYLATHLKKLRGEVGNSVVLSAGDSIGASPVISALFHDEPTVELLNRLGVRASVVGNHEFDEGLKELRRMQHGGCHGTDGCQFRKSFKGANFPFLGANVYYENGVPALLPFSIEFSGGVPIGVIGATLKDLPQVVTPEAIKGLKFGEEVEAIDRTAKLLDLFGVKAQVVLLHQGDNSETAGPDECKVKPGAATAIARTVTSKVDAVFTGHSHQQYNCVLADPAGKPRPVIQGASFGRLLSVVDLKIDRRTRDVVRGETKAHNQIVTRDVTPDADVVKLIDEAKTKAAPIANKAVGTITADLVAKGAASGESPLGDVIADAQLEATRSNGAQIAMTNPGGIRTDFTFPSSPAGEGDGIVTYGEAFAVQPFANIMQTITLTGADLKNVLEQQWQANGVVRILQISKSLKYSYSASAAQGARISNLTLDGTPIDPAASYRVSVNNFLAAGGDGFTEFTKGTDLSGGPVDLDALIAYFGAHPGIAPPAADRITVLP; from the coding sequence ATGAAGCTGTCTACCCGGCTGGCCGTCGTCACCGGTGCCGCGCTGACCGCGCTGGCCGCCGTCGCCGCGCCCGTGTCCGCCGCGTCGGCGACCACCGACGTCCGGATCATCACGTTCAACGACCTGCACGGCAACCTCGAACCGCCGTCCGGTTCGAGCGGCCGGGTCACGCTGCCCGGCGGCGCGACCGTCAACGCGGGCGGTGCCGCCTATCTCGCGACGCACCTGAAGAAGCTCCGCGGCGAAGTGGGCAACTCGGTCGTCCTTTCGGCCGGTGACAGCATCGGCGCGTCGCCGGTGATCTCCGCGTTGTTCCACGACGAGCCGACCGTCGAACTGCTGAACCGGCTCGGTGTCCGGGCCTCCGTGGTGGGCAACCACGAATTCGACGAGGGGCTCAAGGAACTCCGCCGGATGCAGCACGGCGGCTGCCACGGAACCGACGGTTGCCAGTTCCGGAAATCCTTCAAGGGCGCGAACTTCCCCTTCCTCGGGGCCAATGTGTACTACGAGAACGGTGTCCCGGCGTTGCTGCCGTTCAGCATCGAGTTCTCCGGTGGCGTCCCGATCGGTGTCATCGGCGCGACGCTGAAGGATCTGCCGCAGGTCGTCACCCCGGAAGCGATCAAGGGCCTGAAGTTCGGCGAAGAGGTCGAGGCGATCGACCGCACCGCGAAACTGCTCGACCTTTTCGGCGTCAAGGCGCAGGTCGTGCTGCTGCACCAGGGCGACAACTCCGAGACCGCCGGGCCGGACGAGTGCAAGGTGAAGCCGGGCGCGGCGACCGCGATCGCGCGAACGGTGACGTCCAAAGTGGACGCCGTCTTCACCGGGCACAGCCACCAGCAGTACAACTGTGTGCTCGCCGACCCCGCCGGCAAGCCGCGTCCGGTGATCCAGGGTGCGTCGTTCGGCCGTCTGCTTTCGGTCGTCGACCTGAAGATCGACCGCCGGACCCGCGACGTCGTGCGTGGCGAGACCAAGGCGCACAACCAGATCGTCACCCGCGACGTCACGCCGGACGCCGACGTCGTGAAGCTGATCGACGAGGCGAAGACCAAGGCCGCGCCGATCGCGAACAAGGCCGTCGGCACCATCACCGCGGACCTGGTCGCCAAGGGCGCGGCCTCCGGTGAGTCCCCGCTGGGCGACGTCATCGCCGACGCCCAGCTGGAGGCCACGCGGTCGAACGGCGCGCAGATCGCCATGACGAACCCGGGCGGCATCCGCACGGACTTCACCTTCCCGTCCTCACCCGCCGGCGAGGGCGACGGCATCGTGACCTACGGCGAGGCCTTCGCCGTGCAGCCGTTCGCGAACATCATGCAGACGATCACACTCACCGGGGCCGATCTGAAGAACGTGCTCGAACAGCAGTGGCAGGCCAACGGTGTCGTGCGGATCCTGCAGATCTCGAAGTCGCTGAAGTACTCGTATTCGGCGTCGGCCGCGCAGGGCGCGCGTATCTCGAACCTGACGCTCGACGGCACGCCGATCGACCCGGCCGCGTCGTACCGCGTCTCGGTGAACAACTTCCTCGCCGCCGGCGGGGACGGCTTCACCGAGTTCACCAAGGGGACCGATCTGTCGGGTGGTCCGGTGGACCTGGACGCGCTGATCGCGTACTTCGGGGCGCACCCCGGTATCGCGCCCCCGGCCGCGGACCGGATCACCGTCCTGCCGTAG
- a CDS encoding MmcQ/YjbR family DNA-binding protein — protein sequence MTTWEEVVALAGKLPEVEESTSYRTPSLKVAGKSFARLRTEAEGGLMLLCEHAEKEALLASGDPAYFTTPHYDGYGAILVDLEKVEKAQLRELVEEAWRRKAPARLTKGLND from the coding sequence ATGACGACCTGGGAAGAAGTCGTGGCACTGGCGGGCAAGCTGCCGGAGGTCGAGGAGTCCACGTCGTACCGCACGCCGTCGCTCAAGGTCGCGGGCAAGAGCTTCGCCCGCCTGCGCACCGAGGCCGAGGGCGGGCTGATGCTGCTGTGCGAGCACGCGGAGAAGGAGGCCCTGCTGGCCTCCGGCGACCCCGCGTACTTCACCACGCCGCACTACGACGGCTACGGGGCGATCCTCGTGGACCTGGAGAAGGTCGAGAAGGCACAGCTGCGTGAGCTCGTCGAAGAAGCCTGGCGGAGGAAGGCACCCGCCAGACTCACGAAAGGTCTGAACGACTAG
- a CDS encoding GNAT family N-acetyltransferase, with amino-acid sequence MLTGELIRLRPLEPEDADTLWRWHNDPEVTRWLPADHPESLAQIRERFARRKPNSFDQVNFAIESLAVGTLIGTCTLRDATPEGGRAELDIYLGEKDHWGGGYGTDAMRTLCRYGFDMMRLHLIALWVVVDNEAAIHVYKKLGFQVDGRHRQSFRGQNGQWHDEYLMSLLEGELR; translated from the coding sequence ATGCTGACCGGTGAACTGATCCGTTTGCGGCCGCTGGAACCCGAAGACGCGGACACGCTGTGGCGCTGGCACAACGACCCGGAGGTCACCCGCTGGCTGCCTGCGGACCATCCGGAATCCCTCGCCCAGATCCGCGAACGTTTCGCCCGCCGGAAGCCCAACAGCTTCGACCAGGTGAACTTCGCGATCGAAAGCCTCGCCGTCGGCACGTTGATCGGCACCTGCACGCTGCGTGACGCCACGCCGGAAGGGGGCCGCGCCGAGCTCGACATCTACCTCGGCGAGAAGGACCACTGGGGCGGTGGCTACGGCACCGACGCCATGCGCACGCTCTGCCGCTACGGCTTCGACATGATGCGGCTGCACCTGATCGCGCTGTGGGTCGTGGTCGACAACGAGGCCGCGATCCACGTCTACAAGAAGCTCGGGTTCCAAGTGGACGGCAGGCATCGGCAGTCGTTCCGCGGCCAGAACGGCCAGTGGCACGACGAGTACCTCATGAGTCTGCTCGAAGGAGAACTCCGCTAG